The region CCGacttgctcttctctttaAAGATTGACCATATACAGGAATTGGCGCTGCAGATATCACAAAGCTGAAGGCGAATGGATTCTTCACTATTGCTGTAATTCTCCTGCCAGCCCTGTTACTGTCCTGACGCTTACTTATTGCCATCGAGTCGATCCACGGGGCAACGAGGAAAACTCTATTGAAGATCAAGGGTTTTAGTGAGATCAAGGTGGAAAAGATCAAAGAGGCTATCAACAAGTGTTTGGTAAGATTAGAGAAGGGGTCTTCAATATCTATTTATGCTAACCGTAATAGCCTTCGGCTTCGGGTTTCATAACTGCAATGGAACTCAGCCATCAACGAAAGAGAGTTGTCCGTATTTCCACTGGCAGCAAGCAATTTGATTCGATCCTTGGAGGGTGTGTATCTCACAGCTGTGAGAAGCTAGTTTTCTGACAAACTGCAGTGGTTTCCAGAGTATGAGCATCAGCGAAGTATTCGGCGAGTTCCGCTGCGGCAAGACCCAACTCTCCCACACCATGTCCGTTGTCGCACAGCTTCCCAAGGACATGGGCGGTGCAGAGGGAAAGGTAGCTTACATTGACACAGAAGGCACATTCCGTCCTGAGCGCATTGGGCAGATTGCAGAACGGTTTGGAGTTGATCCTGACTCTGCTAAAGAGAACATTGCTTATGCCCGTGCTTTGAATAGCGAGCATCAGCTCGAGTTGCTAAACACTCTTAGCAAAGAGTTTGTTGGTGGGGAGTATaggctgctgatcatcgacAGCATTATGAACTGTTTCAGGGTTGATTTCTGTGGACGTGGAGAGCTAGCGGATCGCCAACAGAAGCTCAATCAGTTCCTGATGAAGCTCGCTCATATGGCCGAAGGTGAGCCCGTCACTCATCGTCAAAGAACTCGGCTGATGTTTTGTAATAGAGTTCAATGTGTGCGTCTTAATGGTAAGCACGACACTCTGCATTTAGAACGTGGCTCACACCACTGTTAAGACGAACCAAGTTCAGAGTGATCCTGGTGCCAGTGCGCTCTTCTCTGGAGCTGATGGCCGTAAGCCTGTCGGTGGGCATGTTCTTGCTCATGCTTCAACGACTCGAGTTCTGCTTCGGAAAGGTCGCGGCGAGGAGCGCGTGGCAAAAATCCAGGACTCACCAGGTTAGTTGACTTTTCCTAGCAAGTAATGGATGCCTACTGAATATATACTTCAGACTGTCCTGAGCGTGAGGCGACATATCTGATCACCAATGGCGGAATTGACGATCCCGACAAGGTATAGATAACGAAGATATGGAGTAGTGGAATGGCAATTGAGAATATCTAAGATACCTATTCATTGTCGGAGTTaattgttgatgttgtcgAGTTAGTGGTACAACTTTATGATAGCGGTCGAATTTACGGAGTACTTCTGCACCACCCTAACCAATCAATTCTCCACTCCGTAAAATTTCCGCTAAGTAACCTCTGCGGACAAAACTAATCTCAACGCAACAACACTTACGTTCAATACAATATAGTCattcgaagaagagcaaaatgaagaaaaaTATCGAGATTGCAGGCTATATAGCCCTGCCCCTCAACCTCCCAAGCACTGGCGCTTTTTCAACAACTGCAACACACTACCTCTACCTCCGCCCGCATGAACCACGCATCCCCGACGCTGATACACCCCGTTcgctcttcctcgtcaacatCCCCATTGACACGACAGAAACACATATACGCCACTTATTTGGCACGCAACTTTCTGCCGGCCGCGTTGAACGCGTCGAGTTTGAGGCCGCACGTACAGGGAAGAAGCATGGCGCCGCGCAACTGGCCCTCGTGCAAGGCACGAATGTTGCTAAGAGCAAGAAACGTAAGCGCGTGACGGCGGATGAACTCGAGAACCGGTTGGATAATATTTCGCTTCCGTCGACATGGGACCGTCAGCTGCAGCGCAGCGGATCGCATGCGGTAGTGGTTTTCGTTGATAAGGCTAGTATGGATGCGAGCATGAAGGCGGCAAAGAAGGCAGCACGGAAGTCTACCACTATTACCTGGGGCGAAGGTATTGCGGATCGAATCCCCTCGCTAGGCCTTCAGCGTTACGTCTACCACCAGCGAGCGTGCTACCCACCTCGTGCTGAACTGCTGCGCGCGGTGAACGAGTATATGACTGTCTTTGCGGAGGTTTCGGAGGCTAGAAAACGAGAGGCTGCGCGACGTGCGGCGGAGCCCGACGAGGATGGCTTTATTACTGTTACAAGTGGCCCAAGGCTTACCTCCGcagctggagaggaggaggcgaAGCGGTTGattgagaagcagaagaagcaaacgGAAGGGTTTGGGGACTTCTACCGGTTCCAGTCtagggaaaagaggaaggaaaggcagATCGATTTATTGAAAAAGTTCGATGAGGATaagaagaggctggaggagttgaagatgCGGAAGGGGAAAATTCGGGTCAGTTTCTACCTCTTATGTCCGTTTATAATTGGTATATGTACTAACTGGCTATAGCCTGAATGACGGGTTTCGTTCACTTGATGGTTTCATATGGTTTAGCACGGCGTTTGGAAGGTACAAAAGGTCTTCATTGCGTTGATCATCTGGGCCGACGGATTTCTGTGATGTGAGCTTGCTTGATCGCAATCTGTATGTTTATACATTTTCCTTGATACCCACATCCGTTTCATGATGAATACGCTGGGGCCAGAGTAGCAAGACTCCTATGTTGATGTCATGCACTGCCTTCAAACACCAGCATAAATAACAATCTTCTCACCTTCCTGAAGAACTGTTATTATGCACCTTGTTGACTCAGCATACCTGGCGGCGTCTGCTGACTATCCATCATTACAGGCTTATTATCAGCTGCACTGGACTATAGACAGTGTCCTTTCCGCAATGTATATCATAGAATGAGATACACACTTTAAGCAATGCTTTTTAACCCTATCTATATGTTTATACTTTTACGGCCTCCTAGTAAAACTACGTAGGCATTCACCCCCGCCTCTCGTCCAATACATTTAGATCTCGATCAGCTGCTGTGCACGGACCATATTAAACTCTTGGCATGACATCTTCGACCCCGGGCTTAAGAAGGATAAAGGCATACACTGTTATGAAAGCAGCTATAACTGTGTTGTTGCTCACTGCTCTATTCTAATTTCAGAGATTTTTGTTCAAATACTGCCTCTATTGGGAATCATACCCATACCCGAGTAACCCACGAGGAACAAAGCCACATACAAAATATTATTACACCCCGCCGCGGGAATTCATTTCCAGATCGTATCGCGGTAGCAGTCGCACTTCTCAAAAATATAACACTCTGCGGAGCACCTGTCTCAGGAAATAAtccagcctcaacctcgatCCCGACCTTAATGCAATTCCAACCATGACCACAACCAACGGCGTAAGCCCCGCCGGCGGCGGTTTTATGCAATCGTCAGCTCTATCTCCAGCCCCCTCAGCGTCAACCGTTACGCCGTCGGTCCTTCCAAAACAAAGAACGCATCCAATTCGGCCGGGATCTATAAAAGAAGCTACGGTAATCAACTATGTTGACAAGACGATACTGGCGATTAATCGGCGGCACGCGAAGAAGTTCAGTAGTGTTTTGGAACAGCAACCGACACAACTGAATGGTATCGACACAAATACTAAGTCTGCCTCGAATAGGGAGAGAGAGGtaggaggagagaaagaacgCGGGTACGAGAGTTTCAAGGAAGTCGTGAAGGATATTGAGAGCGTTGTGGATGTGCTCTGGGTTAGTGGGACTCGTATGTTTCCTTACTACTTCCGCCCCCCTCCTCTATCTTCCAAAGGGCAAGATTGACATGGTGCGGTACTCCTAGCATACCTCCAAATCCCATACCTGATCTCCCTTTCTGGCCTCGTGAACAACTTTCTCCCAGATTATCCCTTCTCTAAAAAAGCGACCTTCCGTCTGCTCCGCAAACTAGACTCGTTCTTTGCGTCGCTAATACTAGGTGAAGACGCCGAGACGGGCCAGCTGCTTTCAGGGTTCGAAGGTAGGCGAAATGTCGTTTCGATGAcggagaaggtgagaatCAAGAGTATTGCCGAAACAGCGAGGGTGCTTGTTGTTGAGAAGGGGGATAGTAGTGATCCGGGTGCAGGTGGAAATGATGACTCTGAGGatattgacgatgtcgaggacgaggacgaggtagaTTTGGACTTTGGATTGGAAGCGGACAGGCCAGAGAAgtgggagatggagacagcGAGAGTTTATGAGAAGACAATCCAGTTGTTGGGTGATGAATTGGGTACAGAGGTCGAGTTTTGTGACGAGGATATGGCGCgtggtgaagaagagaatagcATGTCTGCGAGTCCATGATTCAGTGTTTTCATGGGCGAGAATATATAAGTCACTCTATACTTGGGGTAAAGACAACAATCTAACAGGATAAGTTGTTATGCGGAAAAGTCACGGCTATGTATGACTTGACCGTAGACATGGCTCGGTCTATAATACCACGGCTGAGGAGGGCCTTTGCTGCGTCGGGTATTCCAAGTAGCTCTGTGCAGGTCGAATACTTTCGTAGGGTAGGGTACCCTGGACCTTGAACACCACGAACCATGCATAGATTGAGCCCTGGACGAACTTTTTCCAGATTGTAAATCACCAGAGCAAGAAGTTCCCTTCACAGAAGGAGGGCTAAGCCTAAACATGGGCTGATGCTAGATTACTGGGTTGTACCAGTGGACTGCCGGGTGAGATAGTCTCGAGAGAATACTCCGTACCAAATGAAACCTCAAAAAAACAGGTCATGAACCAGAATTTTGCTGAAACGCGCATGATCCCCTGGGGTTATGACAGGGGTAGGCAAGCTAATTGGGAGTAGTTGCAAGGGTTTCCAGTGAGGGACAGTTTGTGCAGAGACTGGAGGGTATCAGCTGCAAGCTTCCAGTTCTCCTTAAGACGCAGTTTGGGTCTGCGGATGCAGCTTGTGATTTCAGCGTGCAACTAGAGCTGGTGATCCTTCCCAGATTGAGTCGCACAGGCGCAATGGTTACTTGTGGCTGGACTAGTACGCATATGTAATTGAAGGTTCGCTCTATTGCGCTGCTTTAAGATCACAGGTCCAATGCTCTATCCTATCAACATTTGAAAAGTTACGAAACCTGAAGGGGCTTGCCCTTGCTCAAGAGCCGAGACTCGAGCCTGGATTAGATGGAGATTGTCGGAACTCACGTCGCGAACGCGTCCTCCGACGAGCGATTAAACCCAAGCAGGACTAGCGCTGAGGCTGCCAGGTTTGTGGCTTCTGTGTCCCGTTCCGTAAGGCACTCCgtctccggctccggctccgTCGAGTGGAAACCTGGAGCTTGGACCTGCGTTGGTCTGAATCTGACGAGACAAGGCAAAACTGAGGCTGACGCGGAGTTTATCAGGAGATtaagatcaagaagctttTCCTGATGTGTCTCGATAGTGGTCTCTATACGAAGTCAACCTCAGCAGACACGTCACGAACGCAAAAAGCAGCAGTATCGTGATGGCCCAACGAAGAGCATACTAACGCACAGGAATCAAGCCTTGGTTGTGTTTCTGAGAGTGGATCTTGGCCCATAACctcagcagctggagcctcAGTTTtaggccgctgctgctttgcTTCTTGGTGGTTAGCTGAGCGCTCCAGGTATGGTAAATTGGTATTGTACACAATACGTAAATACGCTGGGCTTACCGACGTTTAAGCAAGGATTTTATAAAGCAAGGAAACTCGCCTCACTGCGTATAATGTGTACTTGCGACGATCATGGGTAATAATATCCCAGTCCAAAGCCCGTTTGGGTTTGACAATTATCGACCTGGCGACTGGTATACTGTGCAAAGGGCAGATGGCCTCGGTTGTATGCACGCACAAGAGCAATCAAGGGCACACACAATGAGCTCCACGAAACCAAGGTTTTGGGGCTCACAGTGGGGGCGCGTTTTCCACTGTTCAGCCTTTTTAACGTTCTCTCcagtctttttttttgccgTTCGAATTCAGGTTCCAGCTCTCGCGTTTCAGCCCTCTTCCTAGTCAAACGCGTCTCAAGCCTTGAAGGACCGTGGATTCAACGATCCAAGGAACAGGGTGCTGGCGCAACTGCAAGCGGGCACCGATCTACGAATTATCTGTGAGCGTTCACTGCCGTCCAGAGCCTGGCGGAGACGCCATGACGAAGGGCCCATGGGACGCGGATGACACTCGACGAGTCACAGTGCGAGATTCGAGCTCGAAAAAGTCCTTGCAACATCATAGCCATTACCCCAAAAATGGCATGTGCCTCAAGTCGAATCCTTACCTTGCAGAATCCTTCCTGCAAATACGTAGAATCGCTGTTTTACAGCCTCGCGTGCCTGCCTTGAAGCGATGAAGCTTGAACAGATCGTCGCCAATAACGATTGTATGTGAGATCATGTTATGGAGGCTGGTTTACTTCTAGTAGCGTCTCCGTAGCGACTACTAGTAGTATCCGCACAGAGTGTTCAGATCCAGATTCTTGGGCCGATCTTAGCCAGGCACTGCACGACATGTATATCAGGTCTCTCAATCCCCAGATGCTGTATCTTGAGATTAGCGGCGTGCAATGGATTAAGATTTTCTCAGGATGCAAACCCGCAGGTTGCGGCGGTCATCTGGTCTGCAACGGTTGGCTGCTCCCCCAAGCGGTCGTATTTCGTCTGTATATACCATACCGTACATGTATCTCAGTCACAATTCTCGGCGACAAGGGTAGGGCCATCTGTTTGCACACCTTCCACGTCCAATATGATGTTGATGGACTGAGGAAAGTGAGTACAACGAGTACTCTTGGATACTTTGTACTTTGTAGATTGCATTGCAACGCCGGCTTGTAAACCTGGTGGGCAGGCAGATCCTGGACAGAAGGAATGATGACAGAGACTTGAAATCCGAAGGAAAATTCTTCGTCCCACCAGAGCGTCGCCCCTCGTCTCCTCACAGGCAGGGCGCAGTGCTCTGTGCTTGTGCGTGTGTATAATAATATTTTCGAGGAATTTGGGCTTGCTGCAAGCCTGCGATCTCGTTTGTCCGTCTT is a window of Aspergillus nidulans FGSC A4 chromosome VI DNA encoding:
- a CDS encoding general transcription factor IIH subunit TFB6 family (transcript_id=CADANIAT00009523), with the protein product MTTTNGVSPAGGGFMQSSALSPAPSASTVTPSVLPKQRTHPIRPGSIKEATVINYVDKTILAINRRHAKKFSSVLEQQPTQLNGIDTNTKSASNREREVGGEKERGYESFKEVVKDIESVVDVLWVSGTHYPFSKKATFRLLRKLDSFFASLILGEDAETGQLLSGFEGRRNVVSMTEKVRIKSIAETARVLVVEKGDSSDPGAGGNDDSEDIDDVEDEDEVDLDFGLEADRPEKWEMETARVYEKTIQLLGDELGTEVEFCDEDMARGEEENSMSASP
- a CDS encoding uncharacterized protein (transcript_id=CADANIAT00009522), which translates into the protein MPGSEASDEFGDDDYIVDIDCIQAHGIGAADITKLKANGFFTIASIHGATRKTLLKIKGFSEIKVEKIKEAINKCLPSASGFITAMELSHQRKRVVRISTGSKQFDSILGGGFQSMSISEVFGEFRCGKTQLSHTMSVVAQLPKDMGGAEGKVAYIDTEGTFRPERIGQIAERFGVDPDSAKENIAYARALNSEHQLELLNTLSKEFVGGEYRLLIIDSIMNCFRVDFCGRGELADRQQKLNQFLMKLAHMAEEFNVCVLMTNQVQSDPGASALFSGADGRKPVGGHVLAHASTTRVLLRKGRGEERVAKIQDSPDCPEREATYLITNGGIDDPDKLIVDVVDHSKKSKMKKNIEIAGYIALPLNLPSTGAFSTTATHYLYLRPHEPRIPDADTPRSLFLVNIPIDTTETHIRHLFGTQLSAGRVERVEFEAARTGKKHGAAQLALVQGTNVAKSKKRKRVTADELENRLDNISLPSTWDRQLQRSGSHAVVVFVDKASMDASMKAAKKAARKSTTITWGEGIADRIPSLGLQRYVYHQRACYPPRAELLRAVNEYMTVFAEVSEARKREAARRAAEPDEDGFITVTSGPRLTSAAGEEEAKRLIEKQKKQTEGFGDFYRFQSREKRKERQIDLLKKFDEDKKRLEELKMRKGKIRPE